CTTTATATTGATTCAAGTTATAATTCTGAATGCAATTGTGTTTTACTtgagaatgaaaatacaacacaGATTGTTAAAATTTCAAGATCTTTAAAaagtctggatttttaaaaattatcatctcttttttcttcttaatcctGGAGTAGGAAGGAGTTGGAAAATATAAGGCAGTTCAGTTTGATGGTGAATCAATCAATGCCAACAATTTAAACCACAGTGTCAGGTTTGGGGGCAGCCTAGTTCAAACAGAAAGATCAGCTCTATTTTGGAGGGCTAGGACAGCAAGAATAAGATTGTTGACTGCCTAGTTTGAGCCAGATGGTTTATAGTCATCAATTTATCCAGTCCTTACGcaagtgtgtgtgtattattataCCCCTTAACATGCAAGAAAACTAAAGTGCGAAGAAATCAAGTAACTGCCAGAAAAGTGATAGGGCTGGAACTTGAATCCGGGTCTGCAGGCCCCCAGGCATGAAAGGAAGCTCTGAAATCCTGCTCCATCCACCACATAGCACGGGCTTTCAAGATGAACTAAATGCAGGTCAAATTGAGTGGTTAGCATACAGTGGTGACAAAGGGCCAAGGAGTAGCAGTCTCACTCAGAGCTTAGCTTTTCCAAAGATCACAGCTGGGTCTCTTGAAGAGGAAACATTGAGATGTAAACTATTGCTCTAAAAGATTCTGTGCTCTTGGACTCTAAATTGCAGGAGCATTGGGAGCGCCATTTTTGTTGGAGGACCCAGCAAACCAGTTCCTACGTCTCAAAAGACATGTAAATTTGCAGGATTACTGGGACCCAGATCACAGTTCAGATGTGTGGGGAAACACACTGGCTACTCAGGTATTTATGTTAGAAACAAATGGTCCTTCaccatttatctttttaaatggtAATTCCATTAGCTGACCACTAATCAACACACGACTAGCCTATCCCTGATTTTTCTTCTCTGGACACTCTGAGCTGCATCTACTTTTTCCTCCCCATGAAATGGTTTTTGCCTGGTAAACTCTGCCTCTTGCTTAAAAACTAAACTCAAATGTCCCCTCCCCTCTGAAGCCTTTCCCTTCTTCTCAGGGCGACAtttgtctttccttctctccctttttgtATGCTCTTTCAAAAGTAAATAGCTCTCAAAATGTCAATTGGAATTACTTGTTTTGTGTACCCAGCCTACCTACCTGGACTATAAAGGTAGGGTCTGTATCTTATCCTTCAAGGTAATTATTCTCGGAAACTAGCAAAAAGATTGTTATATAGTCAAAGCTTAATAAATTATTACATGTTTgtgtagatggatgaatggatagtgGTCAGACTTTAGTTCACTTTCAGTTGTTCAGTAGCTAAATATCCTCTGTGATAATTATTCAAGGCTTTAATGTTGTTCCTCCATTTGCTTGCCTTTTGTACATTTTCCTATTCATTTGCATTCTTGctgcaaaaaaaacaaagaagaaacttGCATTGGCCTTTTTTATTCTATGTTTACTTTTCTGGTAGAAGAAGACATTAAAACTCCAGGCCAAATGAAATTGCTGAATTATCTGAGGATTTCAATTATTCATGATCTCCCTCTTACAATTTAGCAATTTAGGAAACAAAGCTgtataatgaatgaattaattccttcacttattctttctctctttccacatATCTCAGGCTCTGATTATCATCAGGCATGAGGACTATGTAAAGCCATAAAAAGTTGAATGTCCTTGTTTTCATGGGACCTTGATCCTGTCCTTACTCCACATAACTGGGTCTTAACTGGTCTACCAGAATCTGCTTGTTTTGCACTTGCTGATGAAAACCACTAACTGAATAATGCATCTAGTTTTATGGCTGTTTTTGTCCAATAGGCATTATTTAGCATTATTAAAACAAGACATTTGTTTATTTGGTCAATTAAGTAATTAAGTAGGCTGGTAGACTGTGTCTTCTTTATAGAATGTTGACATTTTCAGGTACACTCCTGCCTCTACTTGTAGACCAGTTTTGTACCAACTGACAGACACTATATAATGTAGCAAGACTCTACCACATTGGTTTATACTGTGGCCCCACAAGTCCTGTAAAATATCTGAGCATTGAAATAAACAGATTATTAAAAGTATGAAAACCAAAGTCTTTCGGTATAAATCTTCcattatatttttctcatcttttaggAATAGCTGTATGATAATCAGAATAACTGATACAAGATATGTTCTACACATTCAGAGATCATGACTTGTGTTGCCTTTTCTTGCAGGCTCGTGAAATGTGGATTGCTTTGAAAACAACAGCACAGTATTATTTGGATGTGAATACCTTCACCTTTGACACGTCTGTTGCCCAGTAAATATGTTTTCCTGGTTAAAGCAGGAGGATGAAGATGGTGGAAGTTGGAATGGCATTGCGCCAAAACCATGGGTTTTGGAGACCTGAGGGTATATCCATGTTGTTTACTACAttatttcttatgtctgtctcaAAGTTGTTGAAAAGAGTAATTATGAAAACCGATGTAGAAACCTGGAATAGGACattctcaataaatggtagttctcaaaaaaagaactttaaaaaaaaaaaaaggctgtagtAATAACATTTACCAAAAAGATGGCATTTATGGGAAAAGGAAAgcgaaaacaaaccaaaaaaaagtagTCTCATTAAACCACTCTGTTCATAGTTTTTACTGTCTATTGCCTCTTCTTTGAGAGAGTTTTTTAATTCAAAGAGGGGCAGGGAGCTCTCAAACGGAGctgatcttctctcttcttcggTGCTTGTCACCTTAAGTCAGTCTATTTTAAAACcatgattttgaaatgtttttcttcaaagATGTACTGCTGAGTGGAGAATACAGCCTTAACTTACATAACACAGTAGATAGTGGCTAGGAACTTAATGAAGTCATTCACTTGTAAGTGCAAACTTCCTTCGaagttttgtaaaatatttgtaagttttgCATTTTGTTCCATAAGTTATTGATGTTTGTTTTAATATGAAATAGCAGTTTTGACTCACTGACCAggcacattttataattttttcaaataaaactgaaaaattggcCATAGGGAAAATTGGACTGCATTTATCCTGTAATTTTCCTTATATTCATGGATTACCACCtcagtttgggaaacactgagATGATATAACTAATTGCCAAGATTGCCCCCCCACCCCAAAATCACAGGTAAATGGAATTTTTGTCTTCAGGAGTCTGTCTATCTCCATTCTGTATTCTCTACTTCAGTTGTTCTCtataacaatttattttgaacttttaagGTAAATGGAAACATTTCCCTAAGACCTTAGTTGATCTTATGTGGTCTTAAAACAATCTTAAGCACTTTTGAgtaaatcagaaaaatgaaatgccAACAAGCCGTACTGGAAGGACTTTGGCCTCAGCAATTTCTTCTCCAAAAGGACACTGACAGCTGCTCAGCATTCCACATTTCCCATCCTACGGCCTAGAGGTGTTTTCAGTGAGAAATTTAAGGCTAATTTATAACTTATTAAGTTAACTGCTATCCATTTCCAATAaatataaacagatttttaaattacatctgaacaaacaaaacaaagatgatgAATCATTTGGTTTTACAGTGGGAAATAAGTTTGAGATTGTACATAAATATATCTTCAGTGTTTTaacaataatatacattttactaACACAaagtttcatttaattatttaacaaaaaattgaGAATGCctgtgtattagggttctccagagaaacagaaccaataggatatgtaTACATAGAGATACTCCTGAACTTACGATGGagttacatcccaataaacccatcacatgcggaaaatattgtaagtcaaaagtgcatttaatacacctaacctacccaACCTCATAGCTTTGCCTAGCCcactggtatggtttggctctgtgttcccacccaaatctcatgttacaTGGTAATTcccatggccgggcacagtggtgcacacctgtaatcccagcactttgggaggctgagacaggcagatcacctgaggtcaggagttcaagaccagcctgaccaacatggagaaaccctgtctctactaaaaatacaaaattaaccaggcgtggtggcacatgcctgtaatcccagctacttgggaggctgaggcagaagaactgcttgaacctggaaggtggaggttgcggtgagccgaggttgtgccattgcactccagcctgggcaacaagagcaaaactccatctcaaaaaaaaaacagaaaattgtaaTTCTCAGTGTTGGTGgcagggcctagtgggaggtgtggcgatcatgggggtggtttctaatggtttagcaccatttccctagtgctgtcttgtgacagagttctcacaagatctggttatttaaaagtatgtagcacctctccttagctcgctgtctcctgccaccatgtgaagatttgcttgcttcctcttcacccttccgccatgattgtaagtttcctgagaactTCCCAGTCATGccttctgtacagcctgtggaagtgagtcaat
The sequence above is drawn from the Rhinopithecus roxellana isolate Shanxi Qingling chromosome 1, ASM756505v1, whole genome shotgun sequence genome and encodes:
- the C1H3orf85 gene encoding uncharacterized protein C3orf85 homolog is translated as MAYKMLQVALCSTLLIGALGAPFLLEDPANQFLRLKRHVNLQDYWDPDHSSDVWGNTLATQAREMWIALKTTAQYYLDVNTFTFDTSVAQ